The nucleotide window GTAGATAATCAGAGATTATTAGACTattcatagtttttttttcagatttattCAGAAATATTCTGTAAAAGTCTGATAATGAGTAAGTATGAAAAACTCTGTGAAAAATCTGATAATCTTTGATTAtatctaaaaatattctaatttCTTTCAAGTAATTGCAGGAACACTGTGactcagaaatatttttccaccagggataatattaatttaattattttaggAGAAAAGATATAATTGACTGGCGATAAATGCTAGTTCTTAAAAAACGCGAGTATAATAGCGGTAAACAggtggtatatatatatattataaatggAAATGCAATTAAAATTACAGTTTTTATATGTGATAATTTTGTTATGTCAAACGAAATTAATTCATGTGTAAAATCTGGCCTGCGTGCAATATACTTGTATATATACTGTacttatacacatatatacatatatatggatatatatatatccatatatatgtatatatgtgtataatagaATCCGTTCTGTCCGGGAAGAGGTGGAAATCAATTTAAGAATGATTCTTTATTCGAAACATAGAAAATATAATGATTGcgtaaaaatatgtatattaggtatacatattatatctCGAATaccgaaatttgaaatatttgagcGTTGtgatgattttagttttttgtttttttctattattttaagtgaatgcaaatttttttcttagcaTTATCTGATCAGAGATTATTATTGTTGAGATTGTAAATATATAGTTTAAATTTACAAGAAATCGTTGCCTGCAATTTGTCCATATCAAGTTATAATAAGGCTTAGTCGAGACGGTTGCAATGCATATAACGCAGACTTGGCAATGATCGGATGAAAGCGATAGAACGCACCATATTTTTACCATCGGATTATAGAGGAATATTAGATTCGAGGTTAGGTCTAGTTTCTGGGAATGGAAGGCAAATGGCCGCGaagctttttcaattttccaccTCGCGACTTTAGCCTCCAGGATTTTCCACCAATTCTGTGAatcgacaaaaattttaaatttcatcggATCATCGGCACCTGCACGATTAAGCTATGTTACAATAACAatgtttttcactttcaaacaTTCTCTCAACCGTGAAttgcaaattgaattttgccTTCTCTATGTCTGAATTACATCTGCAGTGTTATGTTTAAACCAGTATCGCTAAGCCTTGAATATATCAATTAAATATATGTCAATGATCTTAAAGTGGCGATCTTGTTTTCATCAGGTTTAAAACTTGGGGCTTTCGGAATTGCTATTGCGTTTTTGGGCCGACTGTAAGTAAATCTTAGATAGTCACTTATGAGCCGGATTTttcgccgtttttttttttttaatgcgaTGTAATtgaacaggaaaaaaaaaacttcctcCGGTTCCATAATGTTATGTCGGTTGTGCGTCGAGAAATATAAAGCGTAATCTAGGCTTGCTTATAAAACTGtgcaataatattttaatatcttATTAATCGGCTAATCGGCAAAGAGGAAACTCTGAAGACGTTGCGACCTAggtaattttcatatttaaattCGAATTGTCGGTATGtgcattattatacataattatatgaTATTGTCAAAATGATCCAATTATACCCGCCGTTGAGCTTGTACATCATTCTGTGGTATATACGTGCGTATTTATACGTAatatctttttgttttctttttttttttttaagtatacGCATAATTTGATCGCAGGTACCTCTATAGCATTACCTATTATACTTATTGTACACTGTATAAATCTTAACACAGAAAAATAGCCTGCAACgaatctcattttttttctggtcCATTATGATATCTCTGCATGGATTTTAAAACTGTTCCTTGTCCTCTGGGTTATCCTCTATCCGTGTTATACACTATTCAAGACGTACGGTGATgattacacacacacacacacacacacatcaaTCACGTTAACTGTGTTATGTacttaaattataatttatcttTCATCATTCAAGCtacaatgagaaaaagaaataaaaataataagaagaaCTACGGTGCGCTACCCCATGGATTATAAACATATTACATAGTTAAACAGTTTGTTAGATATATCTGTTTGATAtggtatattataaatattattcaatgtaGAACAGATATCATCGAACAGAACGACTAAACAAGATAAAATATGATGCGAATCGACAAATATAGgggtatataaataaaacgtattaaattattaatcTTCCGAAATTTGCCAccattgtttgaaatttgtcataaaattttccgcttgacataaaaaatttcacattaaatATGGAatacatgaaattttcgataaaatattgCCCGTCATGTTCAATTCGTCCATGGTGTTAtcaagtttaatttttcacgtcTGATTTCACCGTTGCGTttgatcaaattattatttaactcTCTTGTGActtaaaatttgttaaatctGTTATGACATTtattgataatattatttttattactttcaaatattaatgatagtagtaataataataataataataacaacaaaaataacaataataataataataccgaTATTAGTATACTATTATTAGTATAATACCataatatgaaataaattttaatattattatatcattattatatattcatacacgtataaatataccCGAATACCTGCAGTACTAGCAtgataaataacaaattataTTGGTATAAAATAGTACACATACACCATAAATACCTATAATACGTGATATATGTGTACAGATAAGAAAATTTAAGTACTTAGGTATAATACATGATTTTTAAATGTTTCTGGAAACATACATAAAACGcgtgcatatatataataaatatatatatatatatatatatatatatatatatatatatatatatatatatatatatatatatatatatgagtgaataataataataacaataccactactactaataataataatactaataatttTACGTAACATTTTATCAAGTAATCAAATAGAATGTGTTGAGATATTAATATGATGCACAGGGTATAGATGAAatcgttaataataataataacaacaacagcaacaacaaaaaaaaccaataactGTCTAATTATTAGATGttctttcattaaattatCGGCCTGAAAATGTTattaatgatgatgataataataataataataataatgataatgataaaaataaatttaaagaaatgaatgaattctgtaatattaacaaatttgaaacaattcgCAACTAATAGATGTATAATTCTTTGCGAGAATCTATACAATAGTATagattactactactactactactactactactacacTACTacactactactactactactactactactactactactactactactactactactactactgctAATCCTAatgctaataataataataataataataataataataataataataataataataatataattatcagaattaaaattgaaatataaatgttaATGTTAATTACTACGTAAACCTATCGAAGTAACTGACGATGATGCCGATGATAATGAGGTAAATGATTACGATTTATTAATTCgtattgaatataattatacttaattgtaaattattggaTTAAATAATAactaagtatatatatatacacatataaagAAAATTGCTGTTGAACGGAGCAAGTAATCATATTAAGTACATATAACGGTTACCTTTCATGTGGTTACATATGTAGCATCGAATTTTGCTGGtttataaataacaattatgtACTAATGACGCAAGAGTTAATTTCTACGAATTAACCGTAAGAAAGTATTGAAATTCGTCTCTAGTACCACGTGGAAAGTAATCTTATATAAGAGAGCTTGGGCCAGTGGCCTccaaacatattttttaatcgctTCGAATCTCTATTGttctacgtataatataatgtgaCTATACCTTAACTGTAAACGATAAATATGGATTGAATGAATGATTCAGTATAATTTGTTCGATATCAATTActactattatcattattgttatgatcgttattaccattatcattatcattattagtACTACCAATATAATGATGATATTAAGCCGCGTTTAATTTATCCCCGTATTCAGAAATTATCGCAGAGATGGAACAGTAAGATCATTTCGCACCGCATACGAATACGAAGATGTCTTCGGCTCGATTTAAATATGTACTTGATGGAAATGAACATTAGTTTGACGATTAATCAAGTTATGGAAAaagagaagatgaaaatatgaaaaaaactttgctTCTGATGTTTAAAAGCTCTTTACTATACGGTGAGTAAGACTGATCGTCAGTTTCGATCTGTGAGATTGAGTTTCAATCTTATATGGTTTAAAACATCGTATATTCTAAAcataggtgtatatatatatatatattcatatagaTACATATTTTCTGTGTCGGTATTTAAAACCGTCGTCGGGGTATAAACAAGATGTGTGGAAAAAACCCAACTCACAATTAATACGGTAGATGTCTGGagttatttaaaattgtatataattactAATAGGAATCGAAACGcggattttatttattatcgtaCAGGTGCTCCCTgcctccaattttttttctacaaatatTCTTGCAGTTCCTTTCTCGGTATAATCATCGTTGAAATATTACATCGTATAAGACGCTTCGCATTAAAGGAATTAAACTTGAAGATTAATTggaatcaaatttttgcagTAATTCTGCCAGAATCAAGATATGATTTCCATAAAATTTTGTTCTCAAAATTGGAATCAATCCGATGAATGAGTATGTATGAGGAATTTGGTACCGAAAGAGAGTAATCAGCCAATCAtctcaaatatattatatgaataTCAGGCCGGTTAAACGTTTGTGCAATTAATATCTGTAGGTGAATTTGTTGACATTCAAATGCATCGATGTCGCGGAATAGCAAACACTAGGAAGAATGAAGTAACGAAgcaaaagagagaaaacaagAGACGACCGGGAATTGTAATACCGACGGGCTTTTGAGGCTTTGCAGGTTGATTTGTGGCGCTGTCTCTGGGGCGGTTAGTGAACCGTTTGACCAACTAGAGAAGCATGTCACCATAAAGTGTAAATTCATTCCCGTCCTTAACAGTGGGATTGTTCCTTTATTGCTGAGTTGTAGGAAGCtgtcaagaagaaaaatgccGTTGGAAAATTTGGAAGAAGAGGGTCTGGAAAAGAATCCAAATTTGGAATTGGCCCAGACAAAATTCCTGCTTGGTTTACCGGAGCACAAAGATGAGATAAGCTTGAAGACAAAGCTCCTCGATGCCATCAAAGCGGAAAGTAAGACAATACCACGGTATTATTTTTGCATGCGGGAATTACTGgctgtaaataaaaaaaataatcatcaaaATACCAGCCAGTCCCGTAATCACTCCATAGATCTTTTCTTCTACCTTTTGCGGTTATCGTCAACTCATCGGGAACATAACCTCGAAAATCTTGAAAAGTGCTTCCTAACCCCATATTTGAAAAAGCGTCAGCCGATTCGTGTTGCACTTTTGTTGCAGCCCGCCTCTCTTCGAGCTAATCCAACTGACCTTTCGCGCTGTTCTTCCCAGATATGGCGCCGTTCTACAAAGAAGTTTGCCAGGACCTTAATTGGACTGTAGACGAGGCCTTTCTAGCAAAGATGGTAGCGACGAATCAGGAGCAGCTGAAGGTGCTCGATGCGGCGATCGAAGACGCGGAGCAGAATCTAGGCGAGATGGAAGTTAGAGAAGCGAATTTAAAGAAGTCTGAACATCTGTGCAGAATCGGAGACAAGGATGGAGCGATATCTGCATTTAGAAAAACTTACGATAAGACGGTATCTCTGGGTCACAGACTCGACATTGTCTTCCACAATATTAGGATCGGCCTTTTCTATATGGACCATGATCTCGTCACACGAAACATAGAGAAGGCTAAGAGGTAAAGatatctgaatttttttcacttctcttACTCATAACTTTATTATTTCCATCTGCACAGCTTGATCGAGGAAGGTGGAGACTGGGACAGAAGGAACAGGCTCAAAGTCTACCAAGGAACCTACTGCATCGCAGTCCGCGACTTCAAGGAAGCTGCGACATTCTTCCTGGACACAATTAGCACGTTCACCAGCTATGAGCTGATGGACTACAACACGTTCGTCAGATACACGGTCTACTTGAGCATGATAAGTTTGCCCCGTAACCAGCTTCGAGACAAAATTATTAAAGGTTCTGAAATTCTTGAAGTTCTCCACACCAATCCCGACACCAAGGACTATCTGTTTTCTTTGTACAATTGCCACTACGCtgatttcttcaaaaatttagGTAAGATTCACACTACATATTTTCCGTTATGAGAAATTAGATCCCAAACCATGATTCATAGAGTTATCCATTTCTAAAATTATGTTTCAGCCCAAGTTGAGGGATTGTTGCGCAGAGattacctcgtttttccccATTACCGTTACTATGTTAGGGAAATGCGTATCTTAGCTTACACTCAGCTCCTCGAGTCCTACAGATCGCTTACGCTTCAGTACATGGCTGAAGCCTTCGGCGTCACAGTGGATTATGTCGACCAGTGAGTATTACTCTTGTTTGTGATGTTAACTTGACTCGCATCGCAAGATCTGCTCAACTACTTTCCGTGGTATACTTTTTCTGTCACCCAGGGAACTTTCGCGCTTCATAGCCGCCGGACGACTGCATTGTAAAGTCGACCGTGTTGGCGGTGTCGTGGAGACAAATCGACCGGACAGCAAAAATTGGCAGTACCAAGCTATGGTTAAGCAAGGAGATTTGCTTTTAAACAGAGTCCAGAAATTGTCTCGagtgataaatatttaattgtaaCGAATAATAACAGCGGGGGGCTCAGGGATCATCGGTCAAGTTTGTAAACCGAACGCTTTGTTTTGCGTACAAAGTTATGCAGAAAATGAGAATCTAAAACAACGTTCTGTTATCCCGAAACGGAGAATTTAACATCAAGCTCGCAAATCGCGGGCCCGTTTGAAAGGTGCAATTTTCCGTTATGCTAACAATGCCGTTGAAAAGTAATCATAGATTTTTACGGTAATTAGGATGTTTTCAGTGTAGAATtttatcggtttttttttcttcactcggGATATTCGTCGACTTCGGaagggaaaaatgaaaaaaactcaCCTGTTTCTAGAGAAATTTCCATATacttataattttaatattattcgCACGAACTTCGTCAATACGAATCATTATTGTGTTTGAAAACCAAAATTtacaaaagataaaaataaatatgagtAACATAAAAGTGCGGAAACGATACTCTTGAACAAACTAAATAAAACTTACGTAGTCGGTAAGACAAAACTttgcgaaaatatttttctaaattttttgagTTCCACATTAACGGTTTTGCGAATATTCCTCGGGTAATATAAAGATTAATTCATTAAGCATCGTGAacatagaatttttatttttattttgcctTCAAAGATTTGCTGATTTATTGCTTAATATCTTTGCGACTTAGATCGATTAGTGTTAttggttctttttttaaataatgtaatccgcGTTCCACTTCCTGTAATAATTTCTCATACATAAAAACAGGAAATCTTCAAAGGTTAGCGAATCTTTTCGTGTAatcaaaatttctgaaaatgaagaagaataatCGCGACTCATCCATTCAGACGTAACCAACGAATTAATGATTACACCAAGGTTTATTAGTCAATGGTGAAAATTCCGTTGCTTACcgtcaattatattataagtAACCGTGGGGAGTCTGCTCGTTACAGTCAagggtataataatttatcatctCTAAAAAGTAATATATAGACGCCTGGGAGAGTATAACGgcaagtataataattgtcATAAGTCCAACTAAAACTGAATGCCGCGGTTCAGTTTTCTTAAAATATTATCCGATTTCGCAAGGAATCGGACACTTGGCATTCGTTTCTGTCACACTCTAAACGCGCTATTGAGTAACAACAGTGTCTTTAACAAAAATCTTTCCCCAACCAACGAGGACACGATTATGGTAAAAGAACATCAAGAGgcaaaagagagaaaaactaattgtaagccaaCCCTAGAACGTCTGTTGATAgtcaagaaaaatgattaattataaaatacggTAGACaacaatatatttatatgtaggGGAGAAGCGGACAAAATGGATCCCATTAAGGGAGGAATGACGTTAAACCAATTTCGACAACACTATTTTATTGTCTTTGGcctaaaaatatattccaaCCGTTATCggcattttttgaaatcccaTTCGATTGTACAGGGGGCTCATTTTGCCGGCCTCTTCCTCATACGGAGTAACATGCAAAAGATTGTATGACCTTGTCTACGTCACGGATGTCAGACGAATACGAGACCCAGCCAGTGACGCACATCCCTTGGATAGTCTCATTACAGTCAAGGTAACGTGATTCTTAACAATTGTAAAGGTCGTTTATAACATGTTATGGTATATTTCGTTATCTTGTCAATCTCTGAAGTAATGTGTGAAGTTCACGATGTTTTCGTATTGCTGCGTTGTTGATGATTCTTGAATACAACTTCGATAATAATGCAAGATTTACAACCGTTGGTGTACAGTACAATCATTGATGTGAAATGAGGTGCGTCACAATGattagaaaaagaatttcaataaCATGATACAGTCTATTTATTCGGTTTGGTCGCACCCTGCTTTAAGGAAAATGACGTcatattaaaaatgaatttgaatctAAAATCGTCATATTCGCTACAAATTATTGTACTCCGTCAGGAGTAGAACCGCATTTTTAGCAAGATGttgagaatttcaaattacccAATAGCCCTTGCGAGAAAGGCGGCGCAACTATAaaacaattgttgaaaatttgactatcatataattttgtaattagAAGAAAAGTAAGAATGATTTTAATAATAGAATCGGTATATCCATTCGGCAAGTATTTTAGCTTCGTgcatttgaagaaaaattgcgatgtgaaaaacaaaaggtaAACGAATCATGAATAGGGAGAAAATGGGCGAGGTGAATGGATGCCGATATTGTCTCATAGATGATTGAAGTATCGGGGAATGACGGAGactgagagagaaagagattgTCTCGTAATTGGCAGTCCGCGCTAGCCTGCGCTCTCGGAGAGGGATAGAGAGATGGAAAGTTAGCGAGAGGGACTGAGAGCAGTGGCAGCGGACATATATGGTCGGCCCGGTGCCAGAGGCTCTCGAATTACAAGCCGGCGCGGCGCAGCTGGTATCGCAGCTTGGGTCTGCGCCTGCCTTCGGTCCTTCAATCCTCTTTCCCGATGCGCGGAGCCAgaagcaacagcagcagcagcggatCCAGAGCCGAAGAAGCGGAGGCATCGCCGTGTTTCACGGCGCCCACCGCCGACGTCGACGCCGACGCCCGCTACCAAAAATACCTCGCGTCTGAACAACAAGTGGAAAACGCTCTGGGCAattcatccatccatccatctatCCCCATCCTCACCTTCTGCAATCCCATCTTATACCCACCCACAATTTTccttatttcaatattatcaaGCAAccgcctcctcctccaccccACCCtaattcacacacacacacacacatattcGTCTGTCGTGTGTTGCACTCTATTCGGTTTAGGGTGCGTTGCAAAATTAGCTCCCAGTGCTGTCAACaatctttcatctcttttgcgctgcGGAGTTTGTGACTAGCCATgtctctgtcctagggaatttttaGCGCTGCCAGATAGTTTCGGAACCCACCCTTAGTCGCACCTAGCTATAGGTCACGGATAGTGACATTtgtcgaaaataaattattgcctGCTACTAATTATTACAGTCTATCAGTGCATCGAGGCCAATGTTTTGGGTACATGTATTCGAGAGTATCGTTATACAGTAACGGATTTATAGGTGTATTATTCCGGAATCGCAAGAAACTTTGATTCAAGTAACTATTTACTGTGTATACAGTTTTCAATGcttctattaaatttttttggttataGCAACGTTAAATCTGTTTGTTTGGCTTActgttgtgtatttttttttcgtcgctAAACAAGAtcttaacatcaatttatttttctaccgaaTTATCGGGATGAGTACGAGTGACGATGTAACCGAAAAGAATAGTAGCACCTGCTAGATTTTCTGCTTACAGGTATAAAACCAATTTGTATTTCGTACCCAAAACTATATTTTCAGGGATTTCTCCCGGTCTACTACATTCTGATTTCCGATAATACATGAAATTGGCAAATTGTTTACGCGAGATCGCGATATCGCAAGAAAAGTTGAGGattcttcaaatttaataTCCAAACGACgtcatttgttttcttgtttttccaCGTTCATTTCCTCtctattttcactttctttccACTGCAACTTCGTTCTCGATATATTGTACAAACAagaatctttttctttttcggaTGAGTCGTAtgtccgatttttttttctggtgataaagaaaaaagaacctCAAACACGCACAGAGATTTTGTTCCTTGCTCTTGCAGTATACCTACATGTGGTATTGTGAgtaacagaaaaaagaaaaagggaaaaaaaaaataattcttcctCGTAAATCGCGGGTGAATAAATATGAGGAAGACgagcttttattttcttagtTACGAATTTAGATCGGTGAATAACGATCATTATTTGGCCAAGAGCGTGATGCAACatgcgtgaaaaatttcgtcaatcGCAAGCCTGTACActaatatgcatacgtatacgtgtCACATGTAACTTATTTGTCACTGCAGAATGCATgcgttcattatttttcaattctttcgaaagaaattcttatttcatttgttatgcTTTATACAGTTGATTGATGTCTCTTTTTACATACTAGCGTGCcgagtttatttttacaaaatacctGTGATAAGCCCGACTTATATATAACTTAATATTCGTCTCGACTTGTTATTTTTTGGTTCTGTTattgagatgaaatttttccttccACTGCTTAGTCTTACtttcaatttataaatatacacaatTTTTGTTGACTTTTAGAATCTGTAATaacattatgtatatatatatatatatatatatatatatatatatcttaaCGATGCTCTtaacgatatatatatatatataatatcaaCGATGCTCTTTGCCATGGAACGGTGTTTAtctcaatttaaaaatttttctccagtCCACGTGCCCTACATTTTTCTCCCCTTTCATGTTAATATGCGCCGTTTTATTAAACTTTTTTATAATCTTTGAATGGAAAAcagaaggcaaaaaaaaaaatcgtatatcAAAAATCGTACATTTATTATCGTTAGTGATGGATgaggatttttcaatttgctatTCACATAAGTTGCCACTACATAGATAATGATTAATTGGCGAGTAGATCGAACgatcgaaggaaaaaaagaggtaaatgttgaatagaaaaatggtCGAATCCTCGGTATGATCGCCCGTGTATTTTGCTTGTAACACAATTTTTCCGGGCAGCATAATAGGTTGCTGTCTTGTCCTGTCCTCATACTCATAATATCTATTTTCAGAATGGTCCAACGGTTATGTTTAGAACAGCTGTTCCATATACACAAGACTCGACATACTTGCGAGACTACCTCGAGTAAAACGTGCAAAATGTATAAATCCCAACCCTgcagatatacatatacacgtactTTCGGGCACTTTCATTGCCGGATGTTCCCAGCCTTCGTTAACTATGTCTGCAGTCATCTTCTGTCACAGAATAACTCAATTCAAAATAGGCGCTTTGACAACTTTATGCATAAAACGTGCAGAGAAGCGAGACCGTTTCCCAATGTGTAGAACCAATTATCAGCAAAGTTTTCTCCTTTCCAAATCAAATAATTGCAAACAACAGTGTTCTCAATATGCCACGAAATATATGGTATATTAACACTAGAACGGTAACCGGGTGTGAAACAACACCAATTTAAATTTCCCGCCGCAAAAGAACAGCTAACGTTTTCGAATCGAGACACATCAATTTCTGACCCCATTTTTGGAACTTACGCAAAAAGTTTTTTAGCAcatgtgattttttattaaaaaaattaagaaaatgaTACCCTATTGGACCGTTAACGATACGATGTACCCGGGATATGAAATTTACAAGATGGGGTCTTTTTCACCCCCCCGTTACCGgaataggtaaaaaaaaatgactttaCCGTTCCAGATTTAATTTCAGATCATTTCCAAAGGATTTGTCTAATTCCCTGGTAATTTTACTAACTCTagggatttattattttctttttttttccccattttcGACGATTAAAGATTTGTTCCTGCGTCGGACGCTACGTGGCATATAATTCTCGTTGGCGAAGA belongs to Neodiprion lecontei isolate iyNeoLeco1 chromosome 5, iyNeoLeco1.1, whole genome shotgun sequence and includes:
- the LOC107226856 gene encoding 26S proteasome non-ATPase regulatory subunit 6 isoform X1 is translated as MPLENLEEEGLEKNPNLELAQTKFLLGLPEHKDEISLKTKLLDAIKAENMAPFYKEVCQDLNWTVDEAFLAKMVATNQEQLKVLDAAIEDAEQNLGEMEVREANLKKSEHLCRIGDKDGAISAFRKTYDKTVSLGHRLDIVFHNIRIGLFYMDHDLVTRNIEKAKSLIEEGGDWDRRNRLKVYQGTYCIAVRDFKEAATFFLDTISTFTSYELMDYNTFVRYTVYLSMISLPRNQLRDKIIKGSEILEVLHTNPDTKDYLFSLYNCHYADFFKNLAQVEGLLRRDYLVFPHYRYYVREMRILAYTQLLESYRSLTLQYMAEAFGVTVDYVDQELSRFIAAGRLHCKVDRVGGVVETNRPDSKNWQYQAMVKQGDLLLNRVQKLSRVINI
- the LOC107226856 gene encoding 26S proteasome non-ATPase regulatory subunit 6 isoform X2, coding for MAPFYKEVCQDLNWTVDEAFLAKMVATNQEQLKVLDAAIEDAEQNLGEMEVREANLKKSEHLCRIGDKDGAISAFRKTYDKTVSLGHRLDIVFHNIRIGLFYMDHDLVTRNIEKAKSLIEEGGDWDRRNRLKVYQGTYCIAVRDFKEAATFFLDTISTFTSYELMDYNTFVRYTVYLSMISLPRNQLRDKIIKGSEILEVLHTNPDTKDYLFSLYNCHYADFFKNLAQVEGLLRRDYLVFPHYRYYVREMRILAYTQLLESYRSLTLQYMAEAFGVTVDYVDQELSRFIAAGRLHCKVDRVGGVVETNRPDSKNWQYQAMVKQGDLLLNRVQKLSRVINI